From the Triticum urartu cultivar G1812 chromosome 4, Tu2.1, whole genome shotgun sequence genome, the window cagccataggttctatcatgtatgcaatgctatgtaccagacctgatgtgtgccttgctataagtttagtagggaggtaccaaagtaacccaggagtggatcactggacagcggtcaagaacatcctgaaatacctaaaaaggagtaaggatatgtttctcgtttatggaggtgacaaagagcttgtcgtaaatggttacgttgatgctaactttgacactgatccggatgactctaagtcgcaaaccggatacatatttatattgaatggtggagctgtcagttggtgtggttccaagcaaagcgtcatggcgggatctacgtgtgaagcagagtacatagctgcttcggaaacaacaaatgaaggagttcatatccgatccaggtgtaatacctagtgcatctggtccaatgaaaatcttttgtgacaatactggagcaatttccttagcgaaggaatccagatttcacaagagaaccaaacacatcaagagacacttcaactccatccgtcatcaagtcaaggagggagacatagatatttgcaaaatacatacgtatctgaatgttgcagacccgtggactaagcctcttccacgagcaaaacatgatcagcaccaagactccatgggtgttagaatcattacaatgtaatctagattattgactctagtgcaagtgggagactgaaggaaatatgccctagaggcaataataaagttgttatttatatttccttatatcatgttaaatgcttattattcatgctagaattgtattaaccgaaaacttgatacatgtgtgaatagatagacaaaacaaagtgtccctagtattcctctactttactagctcgttaatcaaagatggttaagtttcctaaccatagacgtGTGTTGTCATtcgatgaacgggatcacatcattaggagaatgatgtgatggacaagacccaccagttatcttagcataatgatcgttaagttttatttctattgctttcttcatgacttatacatattcctttgactatgagattatgcaactcccaaataccggaggaacaccttgtgtgctatcaaacgtcacaacgtaactgggtgattataaagatgctctacaagtgtcttcgaaggtgtttgttgggttggcatagatcaagattaggatttgtcactccgagtatcagagaggtatccctgggccctctcggtaatgcacatcatgataagccttgcaagcaatgtgactaatgagttagttacgggatgatgcattacggaatgagtaaagagacttgccagtaacgagattgaactaggtatgaggatatcgatgatcgaatctcgagcaagtaacataccgttgacaaagggaataacatatgttgtcattgcggtttgactgataaagatcttcgtagaatatgtcggaacgaatatgagcatccaggttccgctattggttattgatcagagttgtgtctcggtcatgtctacatagttctcgaacccgtagggtccgcatgcttaacgttcgatgatgatttgtattatgagttatgtgttttggtgaccaaagattgttcggagtcccggatgagatcacggacatgacgaggagtcttgaaatggtcgagaggtaaatatttatatattggacgatggtattcggacaccggaatggtttcggagtgtttcagatatttatcggggtaccgaggggttaccggaacccccggggaaagtaatgggccaacatgggccatagggggagagagggaagcccacaaggggtgccctcccatgggagtccgaattggagaaggggagggggcgcggccccctttccttctccctctccctctccttcccctttccccctccgaaagaaggaagggggccgactaggactaggagtcctagtggGTCCCCCCCCCACTTGGCGCGTCCCTAGGgacggcctcctcccctctcctctgttatatacgggggcagggggcaccccaaagcacatcaattgtctcttagccgtgtgtggtgcctccctccaccgtttactcctccggtcatattgtcgtagtgcttaggcgaagccttgcgtggatcacatcaccatcaccgtcaccacgccgtcgtgctgacgaaaatctccctcgacactttgctagatcaagagtttgaaggacgtcatcgagctgaacgtgtgctaaactcggaggtgtcgtacgtttggtacttgatcggttggatcgtgaagacgttcgactacatcaaccgcgttaaactaacgctttcgctttcggtctatgagggtacgtgacCACAcgctccccctctcgttgctatgcatctcctaaatagatcttgcgtgatcgtaggatttttttttgaaattgcatgttacgttccccaacaacatgCACTTCACACATGAGGTTTTCAAAGGTTTCTCATTATGCGTCGTCGTGTGGGGAGAGTCCCGCACCACCGGGTCGCTATTGTGTGGGAAGAGCGTCGCGCCGCCGCGTCACCATTGTTGGGCACCAAGGTCCCATCGCATTTGGCGGCGCTACCATGGAGCGAGGCATTTTGTGTGAGCAAGCCCGCGGGGTCGAGTAAATTGAATTGattaagagcatctctagcagaccccgtaAAAAGCCCCAACCCACAAAATAACCGCTAAAATACGGGTCTGCACGGAAAATCCTGCCCGAACAGACCCCGCAAACGCGTCCGACCCGTAAAAGTTTTTGCGGAGCGCGGCAAAAGTTTGCCCTCAACCTTTAGATTCACGGGGTAGGAGGCCAAACCGAGCTCGCCCCTTATCCGCGGCGAGATTTGGCGCGAGGGAAATGTTCACGCGACCGTTCCCGCTCCACCCCCCCCCTTCCCAGCCGCCATTGCCCCGCCACCACGCGCTCCGGTCCATCTTCCCCGCCATTCTTCGCCGCCATGGAAGCCTCCCAGCCATCCCCCATCACCGTGGAGGTCGCGCATGCGCAATCCCCTCCGGCGAATCTCGTCGCCGGCCATGTCGGCCCCGCCGTCACCTAAGGCCCCAATGTGCTTGCCCGCAAGTGGCAGGGCAACATTGTCGTGCAGGGCGGCAATCCGGCTGGTCCTGCCGGAAAGACGCGCGCGCCGGGCGCCGCTTACGCTGCGCAATCTGCCCGGCCGCGGGCGGAGAAGGTGAGCAAGGTTTCAGACGTGAAGCGGAAGAAGGTCCCTACGAAAAGGTCGACGCCTTCGTCCACTCCCTCCGCCCCTGCAAGATGTTCCCCGATGATGCCGTTCAACGGCGCTGCTTCCACCGCAAGCGAGGTGTTCGACGAAATGTCCGCAAGATATGCATCTTCGACCTCTTGTTCTTGCTTAGCTTTTTGGCATTGTGGTTGTTCTTGACTTGATGTCGCTCAATGTAGCAGTGGTTCGAACAATGCCATTGCCGAGTTCGTGAACTTGTTGGACACCAACACCGTCGACATCGATAGGGCCCCGTTCGCTAGTTCGATTACAATGAAATGGAGGGTGGCGTGGATGATCACGGTGGTGAAGATGAAGTGGAGGAAGTAGATGAGGGGCGTATGAGGAATCACAAGCAAAAAAAGCGTGAGATCGAAGAAGTACACGATCTTGGAAGATCAAATCTTGATCAAGGCTAGGAGTGTGGTGTCTCCTGATGCTTGCACGGGTAGATCTCAAACCTCCAAGATATATTGGCAAAGAATCGAAGATCAATACTTCCGCATGATGGACAAGCATCCCAATAGGACACCACAGACCTTTCGGTCACTCCAAGGGCGTTGGGACGTGATCAAGCCGATTTGCAGCCGTTGGGCAGCTTGCTTGGAACAAGTATGCAATGCACCTCCAAGTGGAACCGTGGAATTCGACTATGTGAGTTCGTTTTCACGTCCCAAGTTGTGCATATCATTTTGCATCATATGAAGTGATTGCATCATTTGACTTTGTTTAAATTGTGTAGGACAAAATTGCCCAACAAAGATACAAAGACATGGAAGCTTCTGAAGGCAAACTTTTTAAGCTAGAGCATTGTTGGGATATGCTAAAAGGTTGCGAGAAGTGGAAGTTGATTGACAAGGAATCCCCGCCGAAGAGAGGTTCATTTACCAACAtggatgaagatgaagatgatgatggccCAAGAAACTTGAACAAGCCCGATGGTGACAAGAAGACAAAGGAGAAGATCAAGAGGGACCATGAAGCATCGAGCTTGCGGGACAAGATAGATGCCATGGTGCAATCAAATGAGTTGATGTTAGTGAAGACATTGGAGACAAATAAAGAGTTGGCTGAGAAGAAGGCACGGGAGAAGCAGGATAAGTGGCAATTGCTTAAGGACGAGGGGTTGTGCAATGCGGCCATTGAGGTGAGAAGAGCACGTGCCGCCAAAAACAAAGCCATGTCCAAGCTTCTTGCCGAAGAGAATAGGATTATGACATTGAACCGCAATAACATGGGCGACATCACCAAAGAGTGGCATGATATGACAAGGAGGGACATCTTGAAGAGGAGGATGCTTGTGTCGGCCGATGTGTGTTACACTGTCGGCGATGTTTTCTCATCGGGATTTGGAACCAATATTGTCGATGCATTCAGTGAGCCTGCTGGTGATCTCGGTGCCGGAGTGGGAACAAGTGTCGGCGATAGATTCGAGGGCGGCAATGACCTCGATGGAGGTGGTGCGGAGTGAAGAGCAACAAGATGATCAAGGATGTGGTCGTCGCTTTTGCAAGTCCTTTTGCGTTTGTGCTACAAAACTATGCTTTTATTTGCGCGCGAACTATGTTTTAACATTTGAATTTGAAGTCACTTGTCAGAATCACTGTCAAATTCGCTTATTGAAGTTTTTCGGTTTGCGAGTCGACGCGGCGGTGCCCGAGCAGACTCGGGGTAGCCGATTCGTAAAAAAGCATCTTCTGCAAATATCCTTTATATGTGTCCGTTTGTGGGATCTGACTCCACGGCCGCCCGCCGCGACCCGTAAAGTTTTTTTTCCGCAAATTGCAGACGTGTTTTGCGGGCCGTCGtttgctagagatgctctaatgAGGGGAAGGGGTTAAGTGGTGAGTTAGCAATCTCAGGTTTCATCTCTGCCCTTCGCTATTGATCTAATGACCCATGGCATTAGTTTTCAGATTTTCATCGAATTGCCTTTTCCCAAACAAAAGACATGACCATCACGGCATAAACGGAACAGAAACGCAACCGAACTGTGAGAAACGGGGGCCGGATTCTCCAACCGTATAACCGACAGCACAAGGgaggagaagagagagagagagagagagagagagagagagagagagagccgcGCCGGCGGGGCGCCGACGGCGCCGCCCCAATGGTGCCGGCGAGCACGGTGCTCACGCTGCTGGGCTTCTGCGCCAGCGTCCTCTTCATCGTCTTCGTGTGCTCCCGGCTCGTCTGCGCCCTCACCCGCCGCGTGCGCCGcggccgccgcccctcgccgcctcTCCCCCGCTTCCCCCCCGTCGGGGTCAGAGCCGGTCACTCCTCCCACGTTCCGTTCGACCGCCAGGGACAcgccgctggagggggaggggtcgaCCCCGCCGCCGTAGCCGCCTTCCCCACCCGCGCCTTCTCCGCCGCAGGCTGCCCccgcggcgaggcggcggacgCCTCAGCCATGTATGTGCCTCTCGGTTCCCGTCTACCGATCGCGATTCACTTCGCGCCTGCGCCATCTGTAGAACTAATCGCATTTTGGAATTAACTGTAGCGAGGATCGAGCGATCGCGCACTCTTTGGTAGAATCAGATCGGTGATTGGGGGAATCGGGTGTTGCAACACTAGTGATGTTTTCTCTTGGCGTGCTCTCGAAAGATTCTTCCGTGCCAAGGAACAAGTATATATTTGAGTGTTGCTATAAGTGCTAACGTATCTTGATTCTTGAACAAGCAGCGGTACAGCGTCACATTGATAGAAAAATTGGATGTCCTAGTGAATGTTGGTGCCTAAGTCAAACCATGCCACTTTAGTACCAGAGTGTTGACGGCTGTGGTTATCTAGATTTTTGCTACTGAACCATGGGTGACTGAGCTTGCATTGTTACTGAATATAATGGGGCATAACACTAGTTTGATGTGCAGTCTGTCGCCTTAGTTCTTCTACTAGCTCTTCTAGTTTAGCTAGAAGTTGGGCGCGTTCACAGCAATGTCATTTTGGCGTCTGGGGGCGTGCCTCTATGTTCTATAATGGGACATCACACGAATATGAAAGATGGGGGAACTGTTATCAAATAGGTCAAATGCTCACCCGTGCTCGATAAGAAGGAAGCAGGGCTCTGAGTAATATTCTGAATTGCGATTTCTGTTATTTATTGATGCTTGTTTAGCAATTCTACCCTGATTACACAAAACCTTTATCCTGAACCATTTGCATCCTCGTTTGCAGGTGTGTCGTCTGTCTTGCAGAGTACGAAGATGACGACGTACTCCGCGTTCTTCCTTACTGTGGCCACGATTTCCACGTGGCCTGCATCGACATCTGGCTAAAGCAGCACTCGACATGTCCTGTCTGTAGAGTTTCCCTGCGGAATGACCCTGGCAGAAAGCATGCTGCGCCGCCTCTGCCGAGCGCGGTGATAGTAATTCCCCCATGCTTGCCTGAAGTGTCGAGATCTGACCCATGCCGCTGCCTGTTCTCCGGCAGAGGGCATTCGCCAACGACATCGTCACAGGTTCTTACAAACGAACCTGGCCAGGCGAATCAGATTCAGGTAGTATGCCATCCATCGGAGGATCAGGGAAACAATCCGACGCCATCTGAGGTTGGCTCTCCTGGTGAGAATAACAACCAGACAGGGAAGTTGAACATAGAGAGTCCTCGCGTAGTTGGCATGCTGCCATGATGTAAAGCCTAGCTAGAAGCTGCTTGCAGTTCCTTTTCCTGCAGTCTGAGCAGACCTGTAGAATCAGAAACATTTTCATGTGCGCGAGGATGGCTGTTATATGTTACAGTAGTTTTCAGAGAGTTGATGTAAATATGAGAATTCATTCGGGTTTCTTCTTAAAGCACCACATTATCTGTTGATCACACTCAAGCAGTTGACTGTTTATCACACTCAAGTACTCAGGCAAGCATGCACAGTTTCTTCCCGAACATCAACTGTTTGCATCTACTTGGAACTGGGAAGTGCTTAATCAGACAACGCACAGTCTATGTCTAGCGAAGCATCATGTGtccattttttcttttcttttggtaACTAAAATTTCATGACTGGTCTCACCAGGATAACATGTGAATGTCAATGGCCATCAAACAGTAGGCTGATAATACCCGTCAGCGTTAGTAGAATTACATCTACTATTACCTGTTGATAGATTATTTATGCTGCAACAATCACTTGTAACTGCACCACTGTTATTGACGTATTTACATAAGAACAGTCAGCAGTGAAGGTAAGTGGCAACAAGCAGACACTATTGCCCCCGATATCTACACCACCTCATCATTCAACACAGAAGGATCTAAAGTAAGATTTCATCTTTCAACACAGAAGGATCTAAAGTATGATTTCATCATTCAACACAGAAGGATCCAAACTATTGCACACTTTTATGTTGCTGTTCTTTGTTAACTGTACTTGCACACATCACAAGTTATGATTCGGAGAAGAGTAAAATCAACTAGCAAGGGAGATGAAATTTGCCTACACTACACTCACATCAATGTATTCACCTGTTATGTTCATGATCATGTTGCTTGTAAGCTTACTGATCCCTTCGGCTTCAGTGAAACAGGCAGTTTGCTTAATTCCACGAAGTTCGCCGTCCTCTCATTTGAATGGAGTAGCTACATGTATGATCAATGGGCAGGGGCAGATGATAGCCGCCCATCAGCGCGGGACTTGAAGGCCTGGAGGACGAGCGAGAACCCCGGCGCGGCGgtggcgacctcctcctcctctagcCACAGCCGGCTCTCCAGCGCGCTGCGCGCCCGGAGCATGACCACCGCGCTGCCGTACGGAGGCTCCCGGAACCACCAGCCGTGCAGGTCCCACATGACGTCCACCGGCGCGCCGTCCACGAACACGGTCTGGTTCCCCCGGAAGTTCAGCCGCGGCCGCCGCGCCTGCACCGCGCGCTTCCCGTCGACGCTCAcccagagctcttcttcttccgcGCCGCCGGAGCACCCTACGCTTACCTCGTGATCCGGGCCGCCCTCGGCGAACCGGACGCGCCGCGCGGTGTGCATCGCCGCCGGGTCCGGCGCAACGACGCGCTCCCTGCGCGCGAACGGGACGGTCAAAGCCGCGGCCTTGGGGATCCGGCCCTCGAACCTCTCCTCGACGAACTCGGCCGCCAGGTCGCCCACGGCCAGCACGACGTCGGCGCCGGCGACGGCGACGAAGTAGTAGCCGGAGTGCGGCTCCGGGGAGGCGTCGTAGCGCGCGGCGGTGAGGTCCCAGAACACGACGAGCTGTGGCCGTGCGGCGTCGTCGACGGGGACGGACTGCGTGCCCCTGCGCCTGCGGAGGACCACGGCGGGGTTGGAGGCGGAGGGGGAGAAGGAGAGCGTGGGGCCGAGCGGGGAGCGGGTCCAGGTGAGCCGCAGGTGCGCGGGGGAGCTCTGCCCGGGCAGGAGCGCGGCGGCGCGGTAGAAGACGGTGACGGAGAGCGTGGAGGGGGAGGCGGGGGAGGTGAGGGTGGAGGAGGGGGTGGTGCAGGCGGCGACGTCGGCGACGACGCAGGAGGCGAGGTCCCGCACGGAGGACGGCAGCAGCAGCAGGCTGGAGGCGCTGACCATTGTAATGAGATCTGAGGTGTCAAGAAGagaggaggagcaggaggaggtggtggccAGTGGTTTTCAACTCATAGCAGCGACCCGGCGGCGAGGCTCTCCTCCCGCTCCCAGTCCCCGCTGGCAACTGCCGGACCCAAAAGTGGGAGAGGGATGAGAGGCGCGTTCGACTTCGATCGTGCCCATTATTTAAGTGCGTCGGGGAAGAGCGCTCAGCCGTTGGATGAGGAACGGAGAAACCTGAACCATCCGATCGCACTGGCCGAGTAGGACGAGATGAAGTGCCGAGTCATCTGAAAGGCTAAATGGAAGGGCAATCCATGACCCATCCGAGCCATTTTCTGTCCGTGCTCCAAAAAATTCTTCACTTTTTTCCCGTATATCAGAATGTTTATGACATTTCTATGGTCAAAACTCGCGGTAATAATAGAAAAGGCGGAGAAAAGAAGTAGACTGCCCAAGGAAATGACCTGGCTTTGTTCTTAAAGTTGGGCGAGCACCCCAGCTTAGTAGGTGGAACTTGGTCCACTTGGGATTTTGCCTTCACTACTAGCACGTTGGCCCTCGAGAGAGTGGGACAGGCGGCGGTTGCCCGTGAGTCCTACGACCAGGATGGTGCCAACGGGACACAGATCAGGTGACATGCACGTTTGCATGTTACCGTGTGACTTGCGGCCGGAATTTAAATTTAAACattatgaatttttttgaaaaagaaTCCTGCATCTTCACAGCACATATTAAGATAACTCttaaaaaattcagatcaaaattcgaaacatacatcgagaaacaaaaaagagaaactCGACACCTGTGGACTATTCACATCTAAGTTTCTCTTTTTCGTTTTCAAAATTCAAAACATACATCGAGAGAGTGGGACAGGAGTGCGTGCTATTCTCATCCGGTCATCTAACTTTACTCTTTGAAGGTGATTCTAGATCAGGGAGGGAGCGTTTGGGATGAAGATTTTTGCCCCTTTTAGTCTGTTTGTTTTCTTGCGAGTTTGTGGGTTGATCCTTTTGAGGAGCTCATAAAGATTTGCAACATAATGCTATTTTGTTGGCAACCTTGTCCAGCTCTCCACTTCACAAGATCACCGGGGAAA encodes:
- the LOC125551189 gene encoding E3 ubiquitin-protein ligase EL5-like — translated: MVPASTVLTLLGFCASVLFIVFVCSRLVCALTRRVRRGRRPSPPLPRFPPVGVRAGHSSHVPFDRQGHAAGGGGVDPAAVAAFPTRAFSAAGCPRGEAADASAMCVVCLAEYEDDDVLRVLPYCGHDFHVACIDIWLKQHSTCPVCRVSLRNDPGRKHAAPPLPSAVIVIPPCLPEVSRSDPCRCLFSGRGHSPTTSSQVLTNEPGQANQIQVVCHPSEDQGNNPTPSEVGSPGENNNQTGKLNIESPRVVGMLP
- the LOC125551188 gene encoding uncharacterized protein LOC125551188 translates to MVSASSLLLLPSSVRDLASCVVADVAACTTPSSTLTSPASPSTLSVTVFYRAAALLPGQSSPAHLRLTWTRSPLGPTLSFSPSASNPAVVLRRRRGTQSVPVDDAARPQLVVFWDLTAARYDASPEPHSGYYFVAVAGADVVLAVGDLAAEFVEERFEGRIPKAAALTVPFARRERVVAPDPAAMHTARRVRFAEGGPDHEVSVGCSGGAEEEELWVSVDGKRAVQARRPRLNFRGNQTVFVDGAPVDVMWDLHGWWFREPPYGSAVVMLRARSALESRLWLEEEEVATAAPGFSLVLQAFKSRADGRLSSAPAH